In a genomic window of Cetobacterium sp. NK01:
- a CDS encoding replication initiation protein, giving the protein MKKNLIIEKNFTHYSFMNSKVTFSKRFSKNDILLKEYIIKEIIEKDLRKITLTKSKFLKILNLSQFDTIDSFLTKFTSKRINITYEKSELNSFELSLCIISSYLKNNDTYELNINNDFYKIFNTEKNDFKLFQLNILLSFNSSYSRNLFLFIKTMYNNSTIDISLENLKNIIDFENKYSRFYDLENSILIPALKEIETFTGYKIEYHKIKKNLCNNSKVIGIKFIIISTPETIKEKNLSALFNLIKPYSENTTYLNQLIEKYYESKSYEYLKNNIYYSFIHNNGNFDKFLIESIKYNYVQTKHNTKLKTYSEKYRLISNTKIKINDFNMFKNTLFKN; this is encoded by the coding sequence ATGAAAAAAAATCTAATTATTGAAAAAAATTTTACACATTACTCATTTATGAATAGCAAGGTAACTTTTTCAAAACGATTTTCTAAAAATGATATATTGCTCAAAGAGTATATAATAAAAGAAATAATTGAAAAGGATTTAAGAAAAATAACTTTAACAAAATCAAAATTTTTAAAAATTTTGAATTTAAGTCAATTTGATACTATCGATTCTTTTTTAACTAAATTTACCTCTAAACGAATTAACATAACTTATGAAAAATCTGAACTTAACTCTTTTGAATTATCTTTATGTATCATATCTTCATACTTAAAAAATAATGATACCTATGAATTAAATATTAACAATGATTTTTATAAAATTTTTAATACTGAAAAAAATGATTTTAAACTTTTTCAATTAAATATACTTTTAAGTTTTAATTCATCTTATTCAAGAAATTTATTTCTTTTTATTAAAACTATGTATAATAATTCCACTATAGATATTTCTCTAGAAAATCTTAAAAATATAATTGACTTTGAAAATAAGTATTCTCGATTTTATGATCTTGAAAATAGTATCTTAATCCCAGCTTTAAAAGAGATTGAAACCTTTACTGGCTATAAAATTGAATATCACAAAATTAAGAAAAATTTATGTAATAATAGTAAAGTGATTGGAATAAAATTTATAATTATTAGTACTCCTGAAACTATCAAAGAAAAAAATTTAAGTGCTCTTTTTAATTTAATTAAACCTTATTCTGAGAACACTACATATTTAAACCAATTAATTGAAAAATATTATGAATCTAAAAGTTATGAATATTTAAAAAATAATATTTATTATTCTTTTATTCATAATAACGGTAATTTTGATAAATTTTTAATAGAGTCTATAAAATACAACTATGTTCAAACTAAACATAATACAAAACTTAAAACTTATTCTGAGAAATATAGACTTATAAGTAATACAAAAATCAAAATTAATGATTTTAATATGTTTAAAAATACTCTTTTTAAAAATTGA
- a CDS encoding restriction endonuclease subunit S: protein MESNTVILSFKLTIGRVVITNEAMATNEAIAHFTNKNITNMTEFLYLYLKNFNYNSLGNTSSIATAVNSKIIKNIPFYLPNEKLMSKFNEIITKIFEQIRENQQEIQVLTEIRDILLPKLMSGEIEV from the coding sequence GTGGAATCAAATACAGTTATATTAAGTTTTAAACTTACAATAGGTAGAGTAGTAATAACCAATGAAGCTATGGCAACTAATGAGGCTATCGCACACTTTACAAATAAAAATATTACTAATATGACAGAATTTTTATATCTTTATTTAAAGAATTTTAACTATAATTCTCTAGGAAATACTTCATCAATCGCAACAGCAGTAAATTCTAAAATTATAAAAAATATACCTTTTTATTTACCCAATGAAAAACTAATGAGTAAATTTAATGAGATTATAACAAAGATTTTTGAGCAAATAAGAGAAAACCAACAAGAAATCCAAGTTCTAACTGAAATAAGAGATATTCTTCTTCCTAAACTTATGAGTGGAGAGATAGAAGTATAA
- a CDS encoding PTS sugar transporter subunit IIA, whose amino-acid sequence MIQFIVATHGKFAEGIKTSIELIIGNIDNLEILNCYITQNFNLKEEVEFILKKYPKEELIVLTDIFGGSVNNEFLENISNYKNLNIVSGVNLPLILTLIEKQNDYDNIKELIRESIEECSNSLIYCNDELEKKIEEDQEF is encoded by the coding sequence ATGATTCAATTTATAGTTGCAACTCATGGAAAATTTGCAGAAGGAATAAAAACATCTATCGAATTAATTATTGGAAATATTGATAATTTAGAAATATTAAATTGTTATATAACTCAAAATTTTAATTTAAAAGAAGAAGTTGAATTTATTTTAAAAAAATATCCGAAAGAAGAGTTAATTGTTTTAACAGATATATTTGGAGGAAGTGTAAATAATGAGTTTTTAGAAAATATATCTAACTATAAAAATTTAAATATTGTTTCAGGAGTAAATTTACCATTAATTTTAACATTAATAGAAAAACAAAATGATTATGACAATATAAAGGAATTGATACGTGAAAGTATAGAAGAATGTAGTAATTCTTTAATTTATTGTAATGATGAGCTAGAAAAAAAAATAGAAGAGGACCAAGAGTTCTAA
- a CDS encoding SIS domain-containing protein translates to MSKYSEMLKFKEEEYRNSAKLIGEAKPIAEEIANIVTKDGFSNIFFTAVGGSLAPLMAMGEIAKQLTELPVYVEQAAELIVRGHKALTEKSLIITLSKSGDTKETVEMAKKYKEMGIRVISCTKNLESPLAKNSNYVIPMRHENGVEYEYMLLFWLFFKILSNRGEFLDYNDFGNQLLLLPENLLEAKLQFDPQAKEMAKQYYKEPYMIWIGGGEVWGETYLFSMCLLEEMQWLKTKSVTSSEFFHGTLEIVEEDTCVFLVKGSGKTRVLDDRAEKFLKKYTKKLSIIDTLDFKLNGIDEKYRWIIAPTIASTVLVDRLAFHFEDNTKHSLDIRRYYRQFDY, encoded by the coding sequence ATGTCAAAATATTCTGAAATGTTAAAATTTAAAGAGGAGGAGTATAGAAATAGTGCTAAACTAATAGGGGAGGCTAAACCAATAGCAGAAGAAATTGCTAATATAGTTACAAAAGATGGATTTTCAAATATATTCTTTACAGCAGTTGGTGGTAGTTTAGCACCTTTAATGGCAATGGGAGAGATTGCAAAGCAACTTACAGAACTACCTGTTTATGTAGAACAAGCAGCGGAGTTAATTGTAAGAGGACATAAGGCTTTAACAGAAAAATCATTAATAATAACTTTGTCAAAATCAGGAGATACAAAAGAAACAGTTGAAATGGCTAAAAAATATAAAGAGATGGGGATAAGAGTTATATCTTGTACAAAAAATTTAGAATCTCCTTTAGCTAAAAATTCTAATTATGTAATTCCAATGAGACATGAAAATGGTGTAGAGTATGAGTATATGCTATTATTTTGGTTATTTTTTAAAATTTTGTCAAATAGAGGAGAGTTTTTAGATTATAATGATTTTGGAAATCAGTTATTATTACTACCAGAAAATTTATTAGAGGCAAAATTACAATTTGATCCTCAAGCAAAAGAAATGGCAAAACAGTATTATAAAGAGCCATATATGATTTGGATTGGTGGTGGTGAAGTGTGGGGTGAGACGTATCTATTCTCAATGTGTTTGTTAGAAGAGATGCAATGGTTAAAAACAAAGTCTGTTACAAGTTCAGAATTTTTCCATGGAACTTTAGAAATAGTAGAGGAAGATACTTGTGTATTTTTAGTTAAAGGTTCTGGAAAAACAAGAGTTTTAGATGATAGAGCTGAAAAGTTTTTGAAGAAATATACAAAAAAATTAAGTATTATTGATACATTAGATTTTAAATTAAACGGAATAGATGAAAAATATCGTTGGATAATAGCACCAACAATTGCATCAACAGTTTTGGTTGATCGATTGGCGTTTCATTTTGAAGATAATACAAAACACTCTCTAGATATTAGAAGATATTATAGACAGTTTGATTATTAA
- a CDS encoding restriction endonuclease subunit S translates to MLNDYLYYIMSEEKFFDYTVNTSKGTKMPRGDKAAIMQYEFYIPEDIKVQQKIASILSALDDKIELNNEMNKTLEEMAQTLFKRWFIDFDFPNENGEPYRSSGGKMVESELGEIPEGWSFDNISEFFDITIGKTPPRKETQWFSKKEKDIKWASIKDLGEAGVYILNTGEKITREAIEKFNIKRWNQIQLY, encoded by the coding sequence ATTTTAAATGACTATCTATATTATATTATGTCAGAAGAAAAATTTTTTGATTATACAGTAAATACCTCTAAAGGAACAAAAATGCCAAGGGGGGATAAAGCAGCTATTATGCAGTATGAATTTTATATTCCAGAAGATATTAAAGTTCAACAGAAGATAGCCTCAATATTATCAGCTCTTGATGATAAAATAGAGCTTAATAATGAAATGAATAAAACTCTTGAAGAGATGGCACAAACTCTTTTCAAAAGATGGTTTATAGATTTTGATTTCCCAAATGAGAATGGAGAGCCATATAGAAGTAGTGGTGGAAAAATGGTAGAGAGTGAACTTGGAGAGATTCCAGAAGGATGGAGTTTTGATAATATTTCTGAATTTTTTGATATAACAATTGGTAAAACACCTCCTAGAAAGGAAACACAATGGTTTTCTAAAAAAGAAAAGGATATAAAATGGGCTTCAATAAAAGATTTAGGAGAAGCAGGGGTTTACATTTTAAATACAGGAGAAAAAATTACACGAGAAGCCATTGAAAAATTTAATATAAAAAGGTGGAATCAAATACAGTTATATTAA
- a CDS encoding SIS domain-containing protein, with translation METMLSNIHDEKNTLTNILLNFQDKNKHILKDLKDYKIKRILILATGSSINAAITVKYFLQDILEAKVFIEEPSIFYDYEKIDLDLDLIIVISQSGKSTSTINATKKIAEVLKKPVIIVTNNLESPITKYSQYILDLNIGIENVGFVTKGFSGTVLNLFLLGINLKNQHFKYFEELEYLIGNINTVIENTNLYFEKNKEILREINRFICLGYGANYGITKEFETKFTEVVRCPSTGHELEAYMHGPYLEANNSNAIFYLDLDLNITLSKRLHTLKKYMENYIGFSTIITNSKNKDNQTINLNVSKDVNPNFLTLLYIIPIQILSYKIAQEKKINVEKKIFTDFDLVLKSKI, from the coding sequence ATGGAAACTATGTTAAGCAATATACATGATGAAAAGAATACTTTAACAAATATTTTATTAAATTTTCAAGATAAAAATAAACATATTTTAAAAGATTTAAAAGACTATAAAATTAAAAGAATTTTAATTTTAGCTACAGGTTCTTCTATTAATGCGGCAATTACAGTCAAATATTTTTTACAAGATATATTAGAAGCTAAAGTTTTTATAGAGGAACCATCTATTTTTTATGATTATGAAAAAATAGATTTAGATTTAGATTTGATTATTGTAATATCTCAAAGTGGAAAAAGCACTTCAACAATAAATGCTACTAAAAAAATAGCTGAAGTATTAAAAAAACCAGTAATAATAGTAACAAACAACTTAGAAAGTCCAATAACAAAATATTCACAATATATTTTAGATTTAAATATAGGTATAGAAAATGTAGGATTTGTAACTAAAGGTTTTAGTGGAACTGTTTTAAATTTATTCTTATTGGGAATAAATTTAAAAAATCAACATTTTAAATATTTTGAAGAGTTGGAATATTTGATTGGCAATATAAACACAGTTATTGAAAATACTAATTTATACTTTGAAAAAAATAAAGAAATTTTAAGAGAGATAAATAGATTTATATGTTTAGGTTATGGGGCAAATTATGGTATTACAAAAGAGTTCGAAACTAAATTTACAGAAGTAGTTAGATGTCCATCAACAGGTCATGAACTTGAAGCATACATGCATGGACCATATTTAGAAGCTAATAATTCAAATGCCATATTTTATTTAGATTTAGACTTAAATATTACATTGTCAAAAAGATTACATACTTTAAAAAAATATATGGAAAACTATATTGGATTTTCAACAATTATAACAAATAGTAAGAATAAAGATAATCAAACAATAAATTTGAATGTATCAAAAGATGTAAATCCAAATTTTTTAACTTTGTTATATATTATTCCAATTCAAATATTAAGCTATAAAATAGCTCAAGAAAAGAAAATTAATGTAGAAAAAAAGATTTTTACAGATTTTGATTTAGTTTTAAAAAGTAAAATATAA
- a CDS encoding PTS system mannose/fructose/sorbose family transporter subunit IID, whose product MISNKKDEKDITQKDLNKIFWRSFQMEFSWNYERQMNLAYAYAIAPILKKIYTNNHLELKKALKRHLEFFNMTPWIVTLMLGISVVLEEGNKKMENLMKTQ is encoded by the coding sequence ATGATTTCTAATAAAAAAGATGAGAAAGATATTACGCAAAAAGATTTGAATAAGATATTTTGGAGATCTTTTCAAATGGAATTCTCATGGAATTATGAAAGACAAATGAACTTAGCATATGCATATGCAATAGCACCAATATTAAAAAAAATATATACAAATAATCATTTAGAATTAAAAAAAGCTTTGAAACGTCATCTAGAGTTTTTTAATATGACTCCTTGGATTGTAACTTTAATGTTAGGAATATCAGTAGTTCTTGAAGAGGGAAATAAAAAGATGGAAAATTTGATGAAAACTCAATAA
- a CDS encoding replication initiation protein: MDLIKYHNDINKLKLGNFTTKELDVFFSLLLKSRDEKTKDIIISYSEIKELIQEEQNQARLTNYIRGVSRKLKELNQEIELPNGDIVIFGLFDVITIKPKDKSIVFSVNEIFKYMIDDLVKIFTMFDLRELVSLKGIYPKTLFRLLKQWESTGEYIVKINEFREIMGIPNTYLMKNIRQKIFKPCLEELGKNFERLELKELKKGRNVETLVFTWKAKKKKQVEQNSVIKKKQFLGEKDLKEYQDQSQERKENKLVNQVEKIDKIKISKADYEELYKKYLEENRETHNPFIKKGFDIANKSKYEIVEFEQPKLEQTKIYTVEDIPKEKLLDKNGNKLRGMLLNNRVNKILKEMNATV, encoded by the coding sequence ATGGACTTAATTAAATATCATAATGATATTAATAAATTGAAGTTGGGGAATTTTACAACAAAAGAATTAGATGTATTTTTTAGTCTATTATTAAAGTCTAGAGATGAAAAAACTAAAGATATAATAATATCTTACTCTGAAATTAAAGAGTTAATACAAGAAGAACAAAACCAAGCTAGACTAACTAATTATATAAGAGGAGTATCAAGAAAATTAAAAGAATTAAATCAAGAGATAGAATTACCAAATGGGGACATAGTTATTTTTGGGTTGTTTGATGTTATAACAATAAAACCAAAGGATAAAAGTATAGTCTTTTCAGTAAATGAAATATTTAAATATATGATAGATGATTTAGTAAAGATTTTTACAATGTTTGATTTAAGAGAGCTTGTGAGTTTAAAAGGAATATATCCTAAAACATTGTTTAGACTATTAAAACAATGGGAGAGTACAGGAGAATATATTGTAAAAATAAATGAGTTTAGAGAAATAATGGGCATTCCTAACACTTATTTGATGAAAAATATAAGGCAAAAGATTTTTAAACCTTGTTTAGAAGAATTGGGAAAAAACTTTGAAAGATTAGAACTTAAAGAATTGAAAAAAGGAAGAAATGTTGAAACGTTAGTTTTCACCTGGAAAGCTAAAAAGAAAAAGCAAGTTGAACAAAATTCAGTTATAAAGAAAAAGCAATTCTTAGGGGAAAAGGATTTGAAAGAATATCAAGATCAAAGCCAAGAGAGAAAAGAAAATAAATTAGTAAATCAAGTAGAAAAAATAGATAAAATTAAAATATCTAAAGCTGACTATGAAGAATTATATAAAAAATACCTGGAAGAAAATAGAGAAACACATAATCCGTTTATAAAAAAAGGTTTTGATATAGCTAATAAATCTAAATATGAAATTGTAGAGTTTGAACAACCTAAATTAGAGCAGACAAAAATATATACAGTTGAGGATATTCCTAAAGAGAAACTTTTGGATAAAAACGGCAATAAACTAAGAGGTATGTTACTAAATAACAGAGTAAACAAAATATTAAAAGAAATGAATGCTACGGTATAA
- a CDS encoding PTS sugar transporter subunit IIB, which yields MILLLRVDHRLLHGQVAFSWIQNLGADCILIANDSVVNDELRKTTMKLAKPQEVKLVIKNIEDSIQALKSGVTDKYKLFIVVESVEDAYKIASEVGNIKQINLGGVKARENSRNISKAVNLLEEEENLLKELQSLGIEIEIRQVANDNKVLYR from the coding sequence ATGATTCTTTTATTAAGGGTAGATCATAGATTGTTACATGGACAAGTTGCATTTTCATGGATACAAAATTTAGGAGCAGATTGTATATTGATAGCTAATGACAGTGTAGTAAATGATGAATTAAGAAAAACAACAATGAAGTTAGCAAAACCACAAGAAGTAAAATTAGTAATAAAAAATATAGAGGACTCAATACAAGCTTTAAAATCTGGTGTTACAGATAAATATAAACTTTTTATAGTTGTAGAATCTGTTGAGGATGCTTATAAAATAGCCAGTGAGGTAGGTAACATAAAACAAATAAATCTAGGAGGAGTTAAAGCGAGAGAAAATAGCAGAAATATATCAAAAGCAGTAAATCTATTAGAAGAAGAAGAAAACCTTTTAAAAGAACTTCAAAGTTTGGGGATTGAGATTGAAATTAGACAAGTAGCTAATGATAATAAAGTTTTATATAGATAG
- a CDS encoding type I restriction endonuclease: MNFTEDELEAAYLEILEDLGWECIDGRKLERDDYHSVVLEENLREAVYNINKDMPTSTKEEAIRKVKQLSYPNLIKSNEEFHSMLVNGVDVGEYKDKDGNKRSGGKVYLIDFKNIKKNEFQAINQFTIVGNTKRRPDIILFINGLPLVVIELKSLSNDNVGIKEAYTQIERYKYEITDLFKYNSFIVISDGVNAKAGTISSSEERYMSFRSIDGITIADTNSLMMEVLTRGMLSKERVLELTHDYILFLQSKNEKIKILAQYHQFFAIKKALEKTADARSNDGKIGVVWHTQGSGKSLTMTFYTGQLMKKFNNPTVIVLTDRNDLDNQLFGTFSKAQSYLIETPKQADDKDRLKELLNVSSSGNNILYNSEVCS, encoded by the coding sequence ATGAATTTTACAGAGGACGAATTAGAAGCAGCCTATCTTGAAATATTGGAAGATTTGGGATGGGAATGTATTGATGGTAGAAAATTAGAAAGAGATGACTACCATTCAGTAGTATTAGAAGAGAATTTAAGAGAAGCAGTTTATAACATAAATAAAGATATGCCAACCTCTACTAAAGAGGAAGCTATTAGAAAAGTAAAACAGCTTTCATATCCTAACTTGATTAAGAGTAATGAAGAGTTTCATAGTATGCTAGTCAATGGAGTGGATGTAGGAGAGTATAAAGACAAAGATGGGAACAAACGTTCTGGTGGAAAAGTATATTTAATAGATTTTAAAAATATTAAAAAAAATGAGTTTCAAGCTATAAATCAATTTACAATAGTGGGAAACACTAAACGTAGACCAGATATAATACTATTTATCAATGGATTACCTCTTGTAGTTATAGAGTTAAAATCTCTAAGTAATGACAACGTAGGTATAAAAGAAGCATATACTCAAATTGAAAGATACAAATATGAGATTACAGATCTTTTTAAATATAACTCTTTTATCGTTATAAGTGATGGAGTTAATGCAAAAGCTGGAACTATATCATCAAGTGAAGAAAGATACATGAGCTTTAGAAGTATTGATGGAATTACAATAGCAGATACAAACTCTTTAATGATGGAAGTTTTAACTCGTGGAATGTTATCTAAGGAAAGAGTATTAGAATTAACTCATGACTATATCCTGTTTCTTCAAAGTAAAAACGAAAAAATAAAGATATTAGCTCAGTATCACCAGTTCTTTGCCATAAAAAAAGCACTGGAAAAGACAGCAGATGCTCGTAGCAATGATGGAAAAATCGGTGTTGTTTGGCATACTCAAGGTAGTGGAAAATCTCTAACTATGACATTTTATACAGGGCAACTTATGAAAAAGTTTAACAATCCAACAGTTATAGTTTTAACTGATAGAAATGATTTGGACAATCAACTTTTCGGAACGTTCTCAAAAGCTCAAAGTTATCTAATAGAGACACCAAAACAAGCAGATGATAAAGATAGATTAAAAGAACTACTAAATGTAAGTAGTAGTGGGAATAATATTCTCTACAATTCAGAAGTTTGCTCCTAA
- a CDS encoding type I restriction endonuclease subunit R yields the protein MGIIFSTIQKFAPKAGEVVEAISTRNDIYIIADEAHRSQYGLDAKMDADGNSKYGYAKHIRDALPNANYIGFTGTPIDFDDKSTTAVFGDYIDTYDMTRAVEDGATVKIYYENRFIKLDIPYPVLSELDGDFEEIMEGQEEMTVERTKKDITKMEAIIGSQNRIRTLAQDFIEHWEMRKNNSFGKCMIVAMSRKICVDLYNEIVSLRPEWHNEDKAKGKIKVVMTSDISKDPMEFKQHFTTKQEREELANRMKDDSDELEIVIVRDMWLTGFDVPSMHTMYIDKPMVGHNLMQAIARVNRVYKDKSGGLVVDYIGIGDALKKALRQYTANDQKTTGVDTEKAVALMIEHYEIVKEIFHHFDYSKYKSDSALERARIIIEGMDYILGFENDEPGIKKRFIDNVLALAKAHSLCITTRDGQALNEEISYFKAVKASVIKLETEDKDNPKKLTQAQINEKIASLMAKTIISEDVIDVYSELGLDNPDISILSDEFLKEVEKIKYKNLAVEMLRKLIEGKIKYSSRKNLVVAEKFSERLQKAMSSYRNKALTSLEIMEELIKMAKEFMETHKEGDSLGLTEDEVAFYDALTRDEKVKEMLGDDILVQITKELTETIKKSMTIDWYDKESVQAQMRRSIRRLLKKFGYPPEDTEDATELVLKQAKVM from the coding sequence GTGGGAATAATATTCTCTACAATTCAGAAGTTTGCTCCTAAAGCTGGAGAAGTTGTAGAAGCTATTAGTACTAGAAATGACATATATATTATAGCCGATGAGGCTCATAGATCGCAGTATGGATTAGATGCTAAAATGGATGCAGATGGAAACAGTAAATACGGGTATGCTAAACATATTCGTGATGCACTTCCCAATGCAAACTATATTGGATTTACAGGAACTCCTATAGACTTTGATGATAAATCTACAACTGCTGTATTTGGTGACTATATAGATACTTACGATATGACAAGAGCTGTTGAAGATGGAGCTACTGTTAAAATCTATTATGAAAATAGATTTATAAAGCTAGACATTCCATATCCTGTTTTATCTGAACTTGATGGTGACTTTGAAGAGATTATGGAAGGTCAAGAAGAAATGACTGTTGAACGTACCAAAAAAGATATTACAAAAATGGAAGCTATTATTGGTTCTCAAAATAGAATAAGAACTTTGGCTCAGGATTTCATAGAACACTGGGAGATGAGAAAAAATAACTCTTTTGGAAAATGTATGATAGTAGCTATGTCTCGTAAAATATGTGTGGATTTATATAATGAGATTGTAAGTTTAAGACCAGAGTGGCACAATGAAGATAAAGCTAAAGGTAAAATAAAAGTTGTTATGACAAGTGATATTAGTAAAGACCCTATGGAGTTTAAGCAACACTTTACAACAAAACAGGAAAGAGAAGAGCTCGCTAATAGAATGAAAGATGACAGTGATGAGTTAGAGATTGTTATAGTTCGTGATATGTGGCTAACAGGGTTTGACGTTCCATCAATGCATACTATGTATATTGATAAACCTATGGTAGGGCATAACTTAATGCAAGCTATTGCAAGGGTAAATAGAGTATACAAAGATAAAAGTGGTGGCTTAGTTGTAGACTATATTGGAATAGGAGATGCACTTAAAAAAGCACTAAGACAATATACAGCAAACGATCAAAAGACAACAGGAGTAGATACAGAAAAAGCTGTGGCACTTATGATTGAACACTATGAGATTGTAAAAGAGATATTCCATCACTTTGATTATTCAAAATATAAAAGTGATAGTGCTTTAGAGCGTGCTAGAATTATTATAGAGGGGATGGATTACATCTTAGGTTTTGAAAATGATGAACCTGGAATTAAGAAAAGATTTATTGATAATGTTTTAGCACTGGCTAAGGCTCATTCTCTATGTATAACAACTCGTGATGGACAGGCTTTAAATGAGGAGATAAGTTACTTTAAAGCTGTTAAAGCTAGTGTTATTAAATTAGAAACTGAGGATAAAGATAATCCTAAAAAACTAACTCAGGCTCAGATAAATGAAAAAATAGCTTCACTTATGGCTAAGACAATTATATCTGAAGATGTTATAGATGTTTATTCAGAGTTAGGACTTGATAATCCAGATATATCTATTCTTTCAGATGAGTTTTTAAAAGAGGTTGAGAAGATAAAGTATAAAAACTTAGCTGTTGAGATGTTAAGAAAGCTAATAGAGGGTAAGATTAAATACTCTAGTAGAAAAAATCTAGTAGTAGCTGAGAAGTTCTCAGAAAGACTTCAAAAGGCTATGAGTTCTTATAGAAATAAGGCTTTAACAAGTTTAGAGATAATGGAAGAACTTATAAAGATGGCTAAGGAGTTTATGGAGACTCATAAAGAGGGAGATTCACTTGGTTTAACAGAGGATGAGGTAGCTTTCTATGATGCTTTAACTCGTGATGAAAAAGTAAAAGAGATGTTAGGTGACGATATACTGGTACAGATAACAAAAGAGCTGACAGAGACTATTAAGAAAAGTATGACTATAGATTGGTATGATAAAGAGAGTGTACAAGCTCAAATGAGAAGATCTATAAGAAGACTTCTTAAAAAATTTGGTTATCCTCCAGAAGATACAGAGGATGCAACAGAACTTGTGTTAAAACAAGCTAAGGTAATGTAG